The Parashewanella spongiae genome has a window encoding:
- a CDS encoding gamma carbonic anhydrase family protein: MSSIHSYKGIRPFIGENTYVDPSSVLVGDIYLDDDVSIWPMVAARGDVNSIKIGARSNIQDGTVLHVTHKSESNPDGYPLTIGDDVTVGHKAMLHGCTIGHRVLVGMGTLILDNAIIEDDVMVGAGSLVPPGKVLESGFLYVGSPVKQVRPLTNKERNFLSYSAAHYVRLKNEYIAETNE, encoded by the coding sequence ATGTCATCCATTCATTCTTATAAAGGAATACGCCCTTTTATTGGGGAAAATACTTATGTTGATCCAAGCTCTGTTCTTGTGGGCGATATTTATCTTGATGACGATGTCAGTATCTGGCCGATGGTGGCGGCGCGTGGTGATGTGAATTCTATAAAAATTGGTGCAAGGAGTAATATTCAAGATGGTACCGTACTTCACGTTACTCACAAGTCTGAATCCAATCCCGACGGTTATCCACTAACAATTGGTGACGATGTGACCGTGGGCCACAAAGCCATGCTGCATGGTTGTACTATTGGTCATCGAGTATTAGTCGGTATGGGGACACTTATTTTAGATAATGCCATTATTGAAGATGATGTTATGGTTGGTGCAGGCAGTTTAGTTCCGCCAGGTAAGGTTTTAGAAAGTGGTTTTCTTTATGTTGGCAGCCCTGTTAAGCAAGTACGCCCTTTAACGAATAAAGAGCGCAATTTCTTAAGTTACTCTGCCGCTCATTATGTTCGTTTAAAGAATGAATATATCGCAGAGACTAACGAGTAA
- a CDS encoding DUF1488 family protein, translated as MNQSVIFTDSLEFNTKQNTIKFTAQSMGVDIPCYISTKQLSALLNEKVEPEKAMEVAESFRFDIEEHFEEKIDAEEFDENGAVFY; from the coding sequence ATGAATCAAAGTGTCATTTTTACTGATAGTTTGGAATTTAACACAAAACAGAACACGATAAAGTTTACTGCACAGAGTATGGGAGTAGATATTCCTTGTTACATTTCTACAAAGCAGTTAAGTGCATTATTGAATGAAAAAGTAGAGCCTGAGAAGGCCATGGAAGTGGCGGAATCATTTCGATTTGATATAGAAGAGCACTTTGAAGAAAAAATTGACGCCGAAGAATTCGATGAAAACGGCGCCGTTTTCTATTAA
- the aroE gene encoding shikimate dehydrogenase codes for MSDSYVVIGNPIGHSQSPFIHHQFAQQLSHDIEYSKLLAPTNSFKASVEDFVKKGGRGANVTIPFKEQALEICQVLSEEARAAGAVNTITVSKDGTLKGDNTDGYGLVTDLRLNFGTLQDKRVLILGAGGATRGCLLPLLKEEVRAIVVANRTESKAVAIVNEFNHKKLFSSNFDDLAKEPEFDVIINATAASLNNDIPAIPSEVIHVDIHCYDMVYGSKPTAFLEWCRAKGANKVVDGLGMLVHQAAKSYEIWRNKKPNASDVLLKLRSKLRETQ; via the coding sequence ATGTCAGATAGCTATGTTGTGATTGGAAATCCGATAGGGCACAGCCAGTCGCCTTTTATCCATCATCAATTTGCACAACAATTATCCCATGATATTGAGTATTCAAAGCTGCTTGCTCCTACAAACTCTTTTAAAGCATCTGTAGAAGATTTTGTAAAAAAGGGAGGCAGAGGTGCGAATGTCACGATACCATTCAAGGAGCAGGCGCTTGAAATTTGCCAAGTTTTGTCAGAAGAAGCTCGAGCAGCAGGGGCGGTAAATACCATAACGGTATCTAAAGACGGAACATTGAAAGGCGACAACACCGACGGATACGGGTTAGTCACTGACTTACGTTTGAATTTTGGCACATTGCAAGATAAACGAGTCCTGATCCTTGGTGCTGGTGGCGCAACCCGAGGATGTTTATTACCACTGCTAAAAGAAGAAGTAAGAGCTATTGTTGTGGCTAATCGTACTGAGTCAAAGGCTGTAGCAATAGTTAACGAGTTTAATCATAAAAAATTATTCTCATCAAATTTTGATGACTTAGCGAAAGAGCCTGAGTTTGATGTCATTATCAATGCGACGGCAGCAAGCTTAAATAACGATATTCCCGCTATTCCATCAGAAGTTATACATGTAGATATTCACTGCTACGATATGGTTTATGGCAGCAAACCCACGGCGTTTTTAGAGTGGTGTCGTGCGAAGGGGGCAAATAAAGTCGTTGATGGACTTGGTATGCTTGTACATCAAGCGGCAAAAAGTTATGAAATATGGCGTAATAAAAAGCCGAATGCCTCAGACGTATTATTAAAATTAAGAAGTAAGTTAAGAGAAACCCAATGA
- the hemF gene encoding oxygen-dependent coproporphyrinogen oxidase, protein MSVVNAEVVKAFLLQLQTNICHEIEKLDGGACFASDNWKREEGGGGISRVLTQGKVFEQAGVNFSHVAGAKMPASATAHRPELAGRSFEAMGVSLVIHPTNPHIPTTHANVRFFIAYKEGADPVWWFGGGFDLTPYYANREDVIHWHQTAKDLCDPFGEQVYPKYKKWCDDYFYLPHRNETRGVGGLFFDDLNQGGFDKSFDFMKAVGNGFIVAYAPIVERRKNDVYTEHQRQFQLYRRGRYVEFNLVYDRGTLFGLQTGGRTESILMSMPPLVRWQYAYKPEVGSPEADLYGHYLKPQEWLG, encoded by the coding sequence ATGAGTGTCGTTAACGCCGAAGTGGTCAAAGCGTTTCTATTACAGCTGCAAACGAATATTTGTCACGAAATCGAAAAGCTGGATGGTGGAGCATGTTTTGCGAGCGATAACTGGAAGCGCGAAGAAGGCGGTGGTGGCATAAGCCGAGTATTAACTCAGGGCAAAGTTTTCGAACAAGCTGGAGTGAACTTTTCTCACGTGGCTGGTGCAAAAATGCCGGCATCGGCGACGGCACATCGACCTGAATTGGCAGGCCGCAGCTTTGAAGCCATGGGCGTCTCTCTCGTTATTCATCCAACCAACCCTCATATTCCAACTACTCATGCTAATGTACGATTTTTTATTGCTTATAAAGAAGGTGCAGATCCTGTGTGGTGGTTTGGAGGTGGGTTCGATTTAACGCCATACTACGCCAATCGGGAAGATGTGATCCATTGGCATCAGACGGCAAAAGATTTATGCGATCCATTTGGTGAGCAAGTTTATCCAAAATACAAAAAATGGTGTGACGATTACTTTTACTTGCCTCACCGTAATGAAACGCGCGGAGTTGGTGGATTGTTTTTTGACGATTTGAATCAAGGCGGATTTGATAAGAGTTTTGATTTTATGAAAGCTGTAGGTAATGGTTTTATCGTGGCTTATGCTCCTATTGTTGAACGCCGCAAAAACGATGTATACACTGAGCATCAACGCCAATTTCAGCTTTATCGTCGCGGTCGTTATGTAGAGTTTAACTTAGTCTATGATCGCGGTACCTTGTTTGGCTTACAAACAGGTGGGCGCACAGAGTCAATATTGATGTCAATGCCGCCGTTGGTTCGTTGGCAATACGCCTATAAGCCTGAAGTAGGATCACCAGAAGCGGACTTATATGGACATTACCTCAAACCTCAAGAGTGGTTAGGCTGA
- a CDS encoding L-threonylcarbamoyladenylate synthase: MLNQKLQPQQAIPVIQSGGIIAYPTEAVYGLGCDPDNLAALNRLLILKDRPWQKGLIIVASDWEQLTDYVDFAKMTDEQMTEAKSKWPGPVTQVMPAKASVSSKLKGSFNTIAVRISAHSIVQQLCQSLGKPLVSTSANLAGEPPALSIEQIEHVFEHQLDAIILGELGNQNQPSRIIDVLTGQVLR, from the coding sequence ATTTTGAACCAGAAATTACAACCTCAACAAGCCATCCCAGTGATACAGTCTGGTGGTATCATTGCCTATCCCACTGAAGCCGTTTACGGACTAGGCTGTGACCCTGATAATCTTGCGGCATTGAATCGATTACTGATCCTTAAAGACAGGCCGTGGCAAAAAGGGCTGATCATTGTCGCCAGTGACTGGGAGCAGTTAACCGATTACGTCGACTTTGCAAAGATGACCGATGAGCAAATGACCGAAGCCAAAAGTAAATGGCCTGGCCCTGTGACACAAGTGATGCCTGCAAAAGCTTCTGTGAGTTCAAAACTAAAAGGCAGTTTTAATACCATTGCTGTTCGTATATCAGCGCATTCTATTGTGCAGCAATTGTGTCAATCACTGGGTAAGCCTTTAGTGTCTACCAGTGCTAATTTGGCTGGTGAGCCGCCAGCACTATCGATTGAGCAAATTGAGCATGTATTTGAGCATCAATTAGATGCGATCATACTCGGTGAGCTCGGAAATCAAAACCAACCATCTCGCATCATTGATGTACTTACGGGGCAGGTTTTACGCTAG